A portion of the Leptospira kobayashii genome contains these proteins:
- a CDS encoding PAS domain-containing sensor histidine kinase, producing MIFLPLVYISIFFFLVSIYYFIRFRKEKKLRILLFEKNIDKSTEIERVLIEKEKQYQDIYDTANSIIIRWNPNFIIHSINPYAEEFFGVKRYLIEGKDLVIDLFNIKPEDVNVMKSQLWNIFHLPEQFIRQEYDVFLPNQDRRTISWSNRILKDSYGYPFQVLSIGNDITNRKLAEENLLKSYERILDLYNNAPCGYHSQDSEGMIVSINDTELEWLGYSREEVIGKMKFESILTDKSKSRYYSIYEDFKIEGSVQDIEYEYIRKDGTIFIVSLNSTASYDKDGNFTISRATIFDITERKRAEQKLNEYSQMIEHQNLELQKAVEEANFATKSKSIFFSKITHELRTPLHAVIGFSQILEKDPNLPTHLKGYVHSLYENGVHLLGMINDILDLSKIEAGKMTESKETFSLVQLWDNLFSMFAYRFLEKGLGFYLEDPKTILGKYYDGDIQKIRQILVNFLGNSLKFTESGEIKLSISIQEGKDPQALDLVHFSVTDTGIGVPENQLGLIFEAFQQTEQGSSYKEGTGLGLAISHQLVEFLGGTIGVTSEQNKGSVFSFKIPLRRIRINEDAELPSRTIGPTNSNDLKPIKQEEPNENNAILAYIKNLPEDRQKEILHLIRIQDYSKLILVLEDDLSDWEGKDILIEKAKDRKFKFLIDFIQSIN from the coding sequence ATGATTTTTCTGCCTTTGGTTTACATATCGATTTTTTTCTTCTTAGTAAGTATTTATTATTTCATCAGATTCAGAAAGGAAAAAAAATTAAGAATCCTTCTGTTCGAAAAGAACATCGACAAATCAACCGAAATTGAACGGGTGTTAATCGAGAAAGAAAAACAATACCAGGATATTTACGATACTGCCAACTCGATCATCATCCGCTGGAATCCCAATTTTATCATCCATTCCATCAATCCTTACGCGGAAGAATTTTTCGGGGTCAAAAGATATCTGATAGAAGGCAAAGATCTGGTCATCGATCTCTTTAACATCAAACCCGAAGACGTCAATGTGATGAAATCCCAACTTTGGAACATCTTTCATCTTCCGGAACAATTCATTCGGCAGGAATACGATGTTTTTCTTCCCAATCAGGATAGAAGAACAATCAGTTGGTCCAATCGGATTTTAAAAGACTCCTACGGATATCCGTTTCAAGTTTTATCAATAGGAAACGATATCACGAATAGGAAACTTGCAGAAGAAAATCTGCTTAAATCTTACGAAAGAATATTGGATCTTTATAATAACGCTCCTTGCGGATACCATTCTCAGGATTCGGAAGGAATGATCGTATCCATCAATGATACTGAGCTCGAGTGGCTCGGTTATTCCAGAGAAGAAGTCATCGGTAAGATGAAATTCGAATCCATTCTCACGGATAAAAGCAAATCCCGGTACTATTCCATCTATGAAGATTTTAAAATAGAAGGTTCCGTTCAGGATATCGAATACGAATACATCCGCAAAGACGGTACTATTTTCATCGTTAGTTTAAACTCGACCGCATCTTACGATAAAGATGGAAACTTCACAATCAGCAGGGCGACAATTTTCGATATAACGGAAAGAAAAAGAGCCGAACAGAAGTTAAATGAATATTCTCAAATGATTGAACACCAAAATCTGGAATTGCAAAAAGCAGTGGAGGAAGCGAATTTTGCAACCAAATCAAAATCCATTTTCTTTTCCAAAATCACACATGAATTAAGGACTCCCCTTCATGCAGTGATAGGTTTCTCCCAGATTTTGGAAAAGGATCCCAATCTTCCGACTCATCTGAAGGGTTATGTACATTCATTGTATGAAAACGGAGTCCATCTTTTGGGAATGATCAATGACATACTGGATCTTTCCAAAATAGAAGCGGGGAAAATGACCGAATCCAAAGAAACATTTTCTTTGGTTCAGCTTTGGGACAATTTATTCTCCATGTTTGCCTATCGTTTTTTGGAAAAAGGACTTGGTTTTTATTTGGAAGACCCAAAAACGATTTTAGGCAAATACTACGACGGTGATATCCAGAAAATTCGCCAAATACTCGTTAACTTTCTTGGGAATTCCCTTAAATTCACCGAATCGGGTGAAATCAAACTCAGTATATCCATCCAGGAAGGAAAAGACCCGCAGGCTCTTGATTTGGTTCATTTTTCCGTGACGGATACCGGAATAGGAGTTCCTGAAAACCAATTGGGTTTAATCTTTGAAGCATTTCAACAAACGGAACAAGGATCATCTTACAAAGAAGGAACAGGCCTCGGTCTCGCCATATCACATCAATTAGTTGAGTTTTTGGGCGGAACGATCGGAGTTACAAGCGAACAAAACAAAGGGTCTGTTTTTTCTTTTAAAATCCCTCTCAGAAGAATCAGAATCAACGAAGATGCCGAATTACCTTCGAGAACAATCGGACCTACGAATTCCAACGATCTGAAACCGATCAAGCAGGAAGAACCTAATGAAAATAATGCGATTCTTGCTTATATAAAAAATCTTCCGGAAGACCGACAAAAGGAAATTTTGCATCTGATACGCATCCAAGACTATTCCAAATTGATCTTGGTTCTGGAAGATGATCTTTCCGATTGGGAAGGCAAGGATATTCTGATAGAAAAGGCGAAAGATAGAAAATTCAAATTTCTGATCGATTTTATCCAATCAATCAACTAA
- a CDS encoding ExbD/TolR family protein, giving the protein MKLKRIRKRKQIDISSLIDVLFILLIFLMVSVRFTETKSYVELDLPKSENSRVGDFDSQIVLSLDSNGQWYWNGAAKTKEELILAIQSGKGITSASKVILEIDKSSAFGDFFEIVNRLKNKNINQIEIATKLQK; this is encoded by the coding sequence ATGAAGCTGAAACGGATTCGTAAAAGAAAACAAATAGATATCAGCAGTTTAATCGATGTTCTGTTTATTCTTTTGATTTTTCTGATGGTATCGGTTCGATTTACCGAAACCAAATCTTATGTGGAATTGGATTTGCCTAAATCGGAAAACAGCAGAGTGGGTGATTTTGATTCGCAAATTGTATTGTCTTTGGATTCGAATGGGCAGTGGTATTGGAATGGGGCTGCCAAAACAAAAGAGGAATTGATCCTGGCGATTCAATCGGGAAAAGGTATTACTTCTGCTTCAAAGGTGATCCTGGAAATCGATAAATCTTCCGCCTTCGGTGATTTTTTTGAAATCGTCAATCGGTTGAAAAATAAAAATATCAACCAGATCGAAATCGCTACCAAACTACAAAAATAA
- a CDS encoding DUF547 domain-containing protein, with the protein MILRLVCIIGFFFISPLLVAEDFDQSHKTWDTLLKKHVSGGLVNYKGFQQDSQVLNSYLDSLSKLPETDYSKFNTQAKLAFLINAYNAFTVRLILDHYPLKSITEIGSPFSSLNLARGTPWKKEFFQLLGQTRTLDWIEHEKLRKDFKEPRIHFAIVCASIGCPSLRSEAFIEKNLESQLQDAKLSFLQNPTKNSYDKTKNLLKLSQIFNWFKDDFTKKSTLIEFLQDGFKDKIRADALIEYNDYSWKLNEQK; encoded by the coding sequence ATGATCCTTAGACTAGTTTGTATCATCGGCTTTTTTTTCATATCTCCTCTGTTAGTTGCCGAGGACTTCGACCAATCGCATAAGACTTGGGATACACTTTTAAAGAAACATGTCTCGGGTGGCCTTGTAAATTACAAAGGGTTTCAACAGGATTCGCAGGTATTAAACTCTTATTTGGACTCTCTTTCCAAATTGCCGGAAACCGATTATTCTAAATTCAATACTCAGGCAAAACTTGCTTTTCTAATCAATGCATACAACGCATTTACAGTTCGTTTGATTTTGGACCATTATCCCCTCAAAAGTATAACGGAAATAGGATCTCCCTTTTCCTCTTTGAACTTGGCGAGGGGAACTCCTTGGAAAAAAGAATTTTTTCAATTATTAGGCCAAACAAGAACCTTGGATTGGATCGAACACGAAAAATTGAGAAAGGATTTTAAAGAACCTAGAATTCATTTTGCAATCGTATGTGCTTCTATCGGTTGCCCGAGCTTACGTTCGGAAGCTTTTATAGAAAAGAATTTGGAATCCCAATTGCAAGATGCAAAGTTGAGCTTTTTACAAAACCCAACGAAAAACTCTTATGATAAAACTAAAAATCTTTTGAAGCTCAGTCAGATATTCAATTGGTTTAAAGATGACTTTACCAAAAAATCGACTTTGATCGAATTTCTGCAGGATGGATTTAAAGACAAAATCAGAGCGGACGCCCTGATTGAATACAATGACTATAGTTGGAAATTGAACGAGCAAAAATAA
- a CDS encoding alpha/beta hydrolase: MLDDMEDQLETLGPLQVLRVSGDPDAPTIILFHGYGASAFDLYPIHEVLATDQKFNWIFPQGHLKIPIMPGYDGRAWFPIDMQALQEAMQNRDAYYFTHRNPEGLDVARQAALLMIQASGVPWNQLILGGFSQGAMLATDISLVNESTPHGLMLLSGTLIKEDIWQSLAPKKANLRFFQTHGESDPVLGFKNAKRLEKLLRDAGLLGEFIGFPGGHEIPQVAIQGMSRYLNSLS; this comes from the coding sequence ATGTTAGACGATATGGAAGATCAATTGGAAACGTTAGGGCCGTTGCAGGTTTTACGGGTGTCAGGTGACCCGGATGCTCCTACAATCATTTTGTTTCACGGGTATGGGGCAAGTGCGTTCGATCTTTATCCTATCCACGAGGTTCTTGCCACGGATCAAAAGTTCAATTGGATTTTTCCGCAAGGTCATTTAAAGATTCCCATCATGCCGGGTTATGATGGCAGGGCTTGGTTTCCTATTGATATGCAGGCTTTGCAAGAAGCCATGCAAAATAGAGATGCGTATTATTTTACCCATCGCAATCCGGAAGGATTGGATGTGGCAAGGCAAGCGGCTCTCTTAATGATTCAAGCATCCGGTGTTCCATGGAACCAGTTGATTTTGGGAGGATTTTCCCAGGGAGCGATGCTCGCAACTGATATAAGCTTGGTGAATGAATCGACTCCTCACGGTTTGATGCTTCTTTCCGGAACTTTAATCAAAGAGGATATCTGGCAAAGTCTTGCTCCCAAAAAGGCAAACCTCCGTTTTTTCCAAACTCACGGAGAATCCGATCCGGTATTGGGTTTTAAAAACGCCAAAAGATTGGAAAAACTTCTAAGAGATGCAGGCCTGTTAGGCGAGTTTATCGGTTTTCCGGGAGGACACGAAATACCTCAAGTGGCAATCCAGGGAATGAGCCGTTATCTGAATAGTCTCTCTTAG
- a CDS encoding ubiquinone/menaquinone biosynthesis methyltransferase has product MNQYELPSPEKKPEYVKSNFDHIAKAYDRFNDWNSFFLHRSWKNWVVKEALKESSDPKIAVDLCCGTGDITARLSRVKSFQSVTGIDFSENMLSYAKTKLILDNRVKLQVGDAMNLKSLKNDSVDILTMGFGLRNVSDLKKCLSEIKRVLKPGGVFVNLDVGRVRPKFLKYFADFYFFKIVPIFGYLLYGSKHEMFDYLPHSAKSYPDQENLKKILEELGFHSVRFTNFVFGNAVGHVAKK; this is encoded by the coding sequence ATGAACCAATACGAACTCCCCTCTCCAGAAAAGAAACCGGAATATGTAAAATCGAATTTCGATCATATTGCGAAAGCCTATGATAGATTCAATGATTGGAATAGTTTTTTTCTCCATAGATCCTGGAAGAACTGGGTCGTAAAGGAAGCTCTCAAAGAATCTTCCGATCCGAAAATCGCAGTCGATCTTTGTTGCGGGACGGGAGACATTACAGCTCGACTATCGCGAGTTAAATCATTTCAATCCGTGACAGGTATTGATTTTTCCGAGAATATGCTTTCTTATGCAAAAACCAAACTGATTCTCGACAACCGTGTCAAACTTCAAGTGGGTGATGCAATGAACTTGAAGTCCTTAAAAAATGATTCGGTAGATATTCTTACAATGGGTTTCGGATTACGCAATGTATCCGATCTGAAAAAATGTTTATCGGAAATCAAAAGGGTTCTGAAACCGGGAGGAGTCTTTGTCAATTTGGATGTAGGAAGAGTCAGACCCAAATTTTTAAAGTATTTCGCCGATTTTTATTTTTTCAAAATCGTTCCTATTTTCGGGTATTTGCTGTACGGAAGCAAACATGAAATGTTCGATTACCTTCCTCATTCCGCAAAATCCTATCCCGATCAGGAAAATTTAAAAAAAATATTAGAAGAGCTTGGATTTCATTCCGTTCGATTTACTAATTTTGTATTCGGAAATGCAGTCGGGCATGTAGCGAAAAAATAA
- a CDS encoding PP2C family protein-serine/threonine phosphatase — translation MKQTSSKILVVDDNETNVEIITHILLKQNYEVAVAYDGEYAIELAEALELDLILLDILLPGISGLDVAKKLQSQEKTKNIPILFLSALNETKDIVLGLETGAVDYITKPFQEAEILARIQTHIKIKQLEKERINLLHSIHKDLELARSNQQNLVSFHFPPSKDYKIYSSYRPMDLVGGDLITYDLLPSGDLDILFGDVTGHGIAAAMVSLMAIITFKTMNKAFLSPSECLYWIHNTLSPMINTHFISGIYLRYNAQNKLLSYSMAGHHAMVLIRGNELIKLGTKGFCLMMFPQLMTDNNEIFLQEKDRLFLFSDGMFEVPNAAEEYLGELAFYDMVQNSLELRGPSFLDSLQDQVLEYSNGAIADDMTMLVIELE, via the coding sequence GTGAAACAAACGAGTTCCAAGATTCTGGTCGTAGATGATAACGAGACCAATGTCGAAATCATCACCCATATACTTCTGAAACAAAACTACGAAGTCGCAGTGGCGTATGACGGTGAGTATGCGATAGAACTCGCGGAAGCTCTCGAACTGGATCTTATTCTTTTGGACATACTGTTGCCGGGGATCAGCGGTTTGGACGTCGCCAAAAAACTCCAATCACAGGAAAAAACCAAAAACATACCCATCCTTTTTTTATCCGCACTGAATGAAACAAAGGATATAGTTTTAGGTCTCGAAACAGGTGCAGTCGATTATATTACCAAACCTTTCCAAGAAGCGGAAATTCTCGCGAGAATCCAAACTCATATCAAAATCAAACAATTGGAGAAAGAAAGGATCAATCTTCTGCATTCGATTCATAAAGATCTGGAGCTTGCCAGATCCAACCAACAAAACCTTGTTAGTTTCCACTTCCCTCCTTCCAAAGATTACAAGATCTATTCGTCTTACAGACCGATGGATCTGGTAGGCGGCGATTTGATTACGTATGACCTGCTTCCTTCCGGAGATCTGGATATTCTTTTCGGCGATGTAACCGGTCACGGAATTGCCGCCGCAATGGTTTCCCTTATGGCGATCATCACCTTTAAAACCATGAATAAAGCGTTTCTTTCACCTAGCGAATGTTTATATTGGATACACAATACTCTTAGTCCGATGATCAATACTCATTTTATCAGCGGCATTTACCTGAGATACAACGCTCAAAATAAACTTTTATCCTACTCAATGGCAGGACATCATGCCATGGTACTAATTCGGGGGAATGAGCTCATCAAACTAGGTACCAAAGGTTTTTGTCTTATGATGTTTCCACAACTGATGACCGACAATAATGAAATATTTTTACAGGAAAAAGACAGATTGTTTTTGTTTTCGGACGGAATGTTCGAAGTTCCGAATGCCGCTGAGGAATATTTGGGAGAATTAGCATTTTACGATATGGTTCAGAACTCTTTGGAATTGAGAGGCCCTTCGTTCTTGGATTCGTTGCAAGACCAGGTTTTGGAATATTCAAACGGAGCTATTGCCGATGATATGACAATGTTGGTGATCGAACTGGAATGA
- the dinB gene encoding DNA polymerase IV, with protein MDAFYASVEQRDKKEWKGLPVVVGGPPNSRAVVCAASYEARKFGIRSAMPCYQAFKLCPEAIFTPPRFDAYRKVSYEIREIFSEYTDLIEPLSLDEAYLDVTENKKNIPHATTVAKEIREKVFHKTDLTCSAGVSSNKFLAKMASEKNKPNGLAVILPEDAGTFLANLSLSKFHGIGKKTFEKMQSMGLQFGKDLLTLKEEELISHFGKMGRSYFYMARGLDDRPVVPYRDPKSIGVETTFEKDSDDFNFLYTVLDGISKETARRLEKKDKKGKTLTLKIKYADFTNVSRSITSERVLFLASDLLEQSSSLLASLWKESPGQPKKVRLIGISISNLNGNNDLEIDDGQLKLF; from the coding sequence ATGGATGCATTTTACGCTTCCGTTGAACAAAGAGATAAAAAAGAATGGAAGGGACTTCCCGTAGTAGTGGGAGGACCGCCGAATTCCAGGGCAGTGGTTTGTGCTGCGAGTTACGAAGCGAGAAAATTCGGAATCCGATCGGCTATGCCTTGTTACCAGGCGTTCAAACTTTGTCCTGAAGCGATTTTTACACCTCCTAGGTTTGATGCTTATAGAAAAGTATCTTACGAGATTAGGGAAATTTTTTCCGAATATACCGACTTAATCGAACCCTTATCTTTGGATGAAGCGTATCTGGATGTGACTGAAAATAAAAAAAACATTCCTCATGCCACAACAGTCGCAAAAGAAATCCGGGAAAAAGTTTTCCACAAAACAGATCTTACATGCTCTGCTGGGGTTTCTTCCAATAAATTTCTTGCGAAGATGGCATCCGAAAAAAACAAACCGAACGGTTTGGCCGTGATTCTGCCCGAAGATGCAGGAACATTTTTAGCGAACTTAAGTCTTTCCAAGTTTCACGGAATCGGTAAAAAAACTTTTGAAAAGATGCAAAGTATGGGTTTGCAGTTCGGAAAGGATTTGTTAACTCTCAAAGAGGAAGAATTGATTTCCCATTTCGGTAAAATGGGCAGAAGCTATTTTTATATGGCAAGAGGTTTGGATGACAGACCGGTTGTCCCTTACCGTGACCCGAAGTCAATAGGTGTGGAAACCACTTTTGAAAAGGATTCGGATGATTTTAATTTTTTATATACTGTTCTGGATGGAATTTCAAAAGAAACCGCGAGGCGTTTGGAAAAGAAAGATAAAAAGGGCAAAACTCTGACTTTAAAAATCAAATATGCGGATTTCACCAATGTTTCCAGGAGCATCACATCGGAGAGAGTTTTATTCTTGGCTTCCGATCTATTGGAACAATCTTCGTCATTACTTGCTAGTTTATGGAAAGAGTCTCCAGGACAGCCGAAGAAAGTTCGTTTGATCGGAATTTCAATTTCCAATTTGAATGGAAATAACGATTTGGAAATTGACGACGGGCAGTTAAAATTATTTTAG
- a CDS encoding OsmC family protein, with product MKIKLKRVGTPYVLETENETGNKITIDASPEIGGSNRGPRPMELLIMGLAGCSSIDVIMILQKHKIEIADYSVEVDAEREKVDQVSLFSKIHMKFKVKGAFETEQVKRAIDLSLEKYCSVAKTLEKTASITYEFEIV from the coding sequence ATGAAGATTAAACTCAAACGAGTGGGTACTCCCTATGTTTTGGAAACAGAAAACGAAACGGGAAACAAAATCACAATCGATGCTTCTCCCGAAATCGGAGGTTCCAACAGAGGACCAAGACCTATGGAATTACTCATTATGGGCCTTGCAGGCTGCAGTAGCATTGATGTGATTATGATCTTGCAAAAACATAAGATAGAAATCGCAGACTACTCCGTAGAAGTGGATGCGGAAAGGGAAAAAGTAGACCAGGTTTCCTTATTCAGCAAAATTCACATGAAATTCAAAGTGAAGGGTGCTTTTGAAACGGAACAAGTCAAAAGAGCCATCGACTTGAGCCTGGAAAAATACTGCTCCGTAGCAAAGACTTTGGAAAAAACCGCAAGCATCACATACGAATTCGAAATCGTCTAA
- a CDS encoding LruC domain-containing protein — translation MLKKLLIITLMIGLQASCSSKKKGIPLFLLMLGGGGTASVPASPATVSQAESGDSFTVVPLTGDESGSGSTGNGGSGNSGDGIFTTPTGPTEVLSNIHFQVINDTFLWDNTISTYITIKVSNEDGVLSGINVKASEDQSTPGVAQFLSQGLTGNDGLVTIRITVLPSVSEVIVTIYGINPKTGKAQEITGRIPIQVPESYVGGGSGGNGGGSSGGDNGGGGTVVVAPEIDLSTVNFGAVAGCLQNLDSDCDGVLDADDEFPTDAELGWTTRTGRHTLAWEDYYQSSHIQNATANPNNDMDLNDHVTVFSTEIDYTPTGKAKAIRGIFTHVGKGAGFNHDLRLSLDVPVSANLAISYVGNNGQTISSMNCSLALASGSNAGDCVGGTLTSAQLKKGILILPNSQNTLYNSKNSPGVGGALNFVLGMTANFTITFSEPVDLAAAKNLSGGHLNYFLGVSGTGEKIFRPGFVKSSETSSGYDLYIDRVTGFPFGVIVPGVFNFPREVTNILDPNNQGKTGYPAFKEWASSKGTKSRNWFEQTMTSAQAAYVVDIKSNYLPKPFTAVLIDSVRVHLWELAISLIVIGASIGFYLRRKMILSMTA, via the coding sequence ATGTTAAAAAAATTATTAATTATCACCCTCATGATAGGCTTACAAGCATCATGTTCTTCCAAGAAAAAAGGGATCCCTTTGTTTTTACTTATGTTAGGTGGCGGCGGAACGGCTTCCGTGCCGGCGTCTCCCGCAACTGTCTCCCAAGCAGAGTCAGGAGATAGTTTCACTGTAGTTCCTTTGACCGGAGACGAATCCGGTTCCGGAAGTACCGGCAACGGTGGAAGCGGAAATTCGGGAGACGGAATTTTCACAACTCCTACCGGACCGACAGAAGTACTTTCCAATATCCATTTTCAAGTGATTAACGACACTTTTCTTTGGGATAATACGATCAGCACTTATATTACCATCAAAGTTTCCAATGAAGATGGTGTTTTATCCGGGATCAATGTAAAAGCCTCGGAAGACCAATCCACTCCTGGCGTCGCTCAGTTCCTATCGCAAGGACTGACTGGTAATGACGGTTTGGTGACTATTCGAATTACGGTTCTTCCCTCCGTTAGCGAAGTCATCGTTACGATTTACGGCATCAATCCCAAAACAGGCAAGGCTCAAGAGATTACCGGCCGTATTCCGATCCAAGTTCCCGAATCCTACGTAGGTGGCGGTTCCGGCGGCAATGGCGGAGGTTCAAGTGGTGGTGATAATGGAGGTGGAGGAACAGTTGTAGTCGCTCCGGAAATCGATCTCAGCACTGTGAATTTCGGAGCTGTGGCAGGATGTTTGCAAAATCTGGATTCGGACTGCGACGGAGTATTGGATGCAGATGACGAATTTCCGACAGATGCGGAACTGGGGTGGACCACTCGAACAGGGCGCCACACCCTTGCTTGGGAAGACTATTATCAATCATCCCATATCCAAAACGCAACTGCAAATCCGAACAATGACATGGACCTAAACGACCATGTAACCGTATTCTCAACTGAAATCGATTACACTCCTACCGGAAAAGCAAAAGCAATTCGGGGCATTTTCACACATGTTGGAAAAGGTGCAGGATTCAATCATGATTTGAGACTCTCCTTAGATGTTCCCGTTTCCGCAAATCTTGCTATTTCTTACGTAGGAAATAACGGACAAACCATCTCTTCCATGAATTGTTCTCTGGCGCTCGCCTCCGGATCAAATGCAGGAGATTGTGTGGGGGGAACTTTGACTTCCGCCCAATTGAAAAAAGGAATACTCATCCTTCCCAATTCTCAGAACACTCTTTATAATTCCAAGAACTCCCCCGGTGTAGGCGGAGCATTGAATTTCGTATTGGGAATGACTGCGAATTTTACGATCACTTTCTCCGAACCTGTGGATCTTGCCGCGGCGAAAAATCTTTCCGGCGGACACTTGAATTACTTCTTAGGAGTGAGTGGAACCGGAGAAAAGATCTTCCGTCCGGGCTTTGTGAAATCATCAGAAACTAGTTCCGGTTATGATCTTTACATAGATCGTGTTACAGGATTTCCTTTCGGAGTGATTGTTCCGGGAGTTTTTAATTTTCCGAGAGAAGTCACTAACATTCTAGATCCAAACAACCAAGGAAAAACAGGATACCCTGCTTTCAAAGAATGGGCGAGTTCCAAAGGAACCAAATCCAGAAACTGGTTCGAGCAAACGATGACTTCGGCGCAAGCCGCCTACGTAGTGGATATCAAATCCAATTATTTGCCTAAACCGTTTACTGCCGTTCTGATTGATTCCGTCCGAGTTCATCTTTGGGAATTGGCAATTTCATTGATTGTGATCGGAGCAAGTATCGGATTCTATCTCCGTAGAAAGATGATTCTTTCCATGACTGCATAA
- a CDS encoding MotA/TolQ/ExbB proton channel family protein: protein MNWSFSETANFILFILCSFSISSAAIFLYSLSRILKLSKFLKQEGTVLPKEEEYDLIGSSIERVLDWLPSLASISMLLGLLGTVMGIYTSFAEMQSAGKATIDVLAGGIKDALVTTIFGLGVAIPSLLFHQILETLLQKTNEVYFQKKIDL from the coding sequence ATGAATTGGTCTTTTTCTGAGACGGCAAATTTCATTTTATTTATTTTATGCAGTTTTTCCATTTCTTCCGCTGCTATTTTTCTTTATTCCCTGTCCCGCATTCTCAAACTTTCCAAATTTTTGAAACAGGAGGGCACGGTTTTGCCTAAAGAAGAAGAATACGATCTGATCGGTTCTTCCATAGAGCGGGTGTTAGACTGGCTTCCTTCCTTGGCTTCCATTTCCATGTTGCTCGGGCTTTTGGGTACTGTGATGGGTATCTATACTTCTTTTGCCGAGATGCAGTCTGCCGGCAAAGCGACCATTGACGTACTTGCGGGCGGGATTAAAGACGCTTTGGTCACTACGATTTTCGGATTGGGAGTTGCGATTCCTTCCCTTTTGTTTCATCAGATTTTAGAAACCTTATTGCAAAAAACAAACGAAGTTTATTTTCAAAAGAAAATAGACCTTTAA